From a single Phacochoerus africanus isolate WHEZ1 chromosome 11, ROS_Pafr_v1, whole genome shotgun sequence genomic region:
- the CCDC153 gene encoding coiled-coil domain-containing protein 153 isoform X1 gives MRSKLCGLQNAAIALTSFIPWKCVGRRARFPILNWHRGRGSCFLALSPVSQTPHNKNQKAFMQLCHWTKQSPPHPHLPVHSPPLFPHPLSLATHCPTAEMSRQCRALQEEVETRSRQLEEEVRHLREQLEMCQREAEAAQEEAEQALAERDRTLAQLRVHVADMEAKYEEILHVSPTFRRLAIPVPSTPLSPQIPASVTMTEQGDRKEAPLQGPLLCLKEIQPCLLSKNQSFKKTLAGKA, from the exons ATGCGCTCAAAGCTGTGTGGGTTACAAAATGCAGCCATAGCCTTAACCTCATTCATCCCCTGGAAGTGTGTGGGGAGAAGGGCTAGATTCCCCATCCTGAACTGGCACAGGGGAAGGGGCTCTTGTTTCCTAGCTCTTTCCCCAGTTTCTCAGACCCCCCACAACAAGAACCAAAAGGCCTTTATGCAGCTGTGCCACTGGACTAAGCAgagccctccccacccacacctTCCTGTCCATTCTCCACCTCTCTTTCCCCACCCACTGTCCCTGGCCACCCACTGCCCCACCGCAGAGATGAGCCGTCAGTGCCGGGCCCTGCAGGAGGAGGTGGAGACCCGCAGCAGGCAGCTGGAGGAAGAAGTGAGGCACCTTCGGGAGCAGTTAG agaTGTGCCAGAGGGAAGCTGAAGCTGCTCAAGAAGAAGCCGAGCAGGCCCTTGCAGAGCGGGACCGAACTCTGGCTCAGCTTCGGGTGCACGTGGCAGACATGGAGGCCAAGTATGAAGAAATCTTACATGTAAGCCCTACCTTCAGAAGGCTAGCCATCCCAGTACCCAGCACTCCCCTGTCCCCACAAATTCCAGCCAGTGTGACAATGACAGAGCAGGGGGACAGAAAAGAAGCACCTCTACAGGGACCTCTGCTCTGTCTGAAGGAAATACAACCATGCCTACTCTCTAAGAATCAGAGCTTTAAGAAAACACTGGCTGGGAAAGCTTAG
- the CCDC153 gene encoding coiled-coil domain-containing protein 153 isoform X2, whose translation MPRKTKEKGAKAGAQKKKKNAGADVEAESMHRLALLEKELLRDNLALRRDEARRAKASEDQLKQRLQELEAELEGARSEGKAIYAEMSRQCRALQEEVETRSRQLEEEVRHLREQLEMCQREAEAAQEEAEQALAERDRTLAQLRVHVADMEAKYEEILHVSPTFRRLAIPVPSTPLSPQIPASVTMTEQGDRKEAPLQGPLLCLKEIQPCLLSKNQSFKKTLAGKA comes from the exons ATGCCACGTAAGACCAAAGAAAAAGGGGCAAAAGCTGgagcacaaaagaagaaaaagaatgcaggTGCTG ATGTGGAGGCTGAATCCATGCACAGGCTGGCACTGCTAGAAAAGGAGTTGCTCCGAGACAACTTGG CTCTGCGGAGGGATGAGGCCCGCCGAGCCAAGGCTTCTGAAGACCAGCTGAAGCAGAGGTTGCAAGAACTGGAGGCAGAACTGGAGGGGGCCCGAAGTGAAGGGAAGGCCATATATGCAG AGATGAGCCGTCAGTGCCGGGCCCTGCAGGAGGAGGTGGAGACCCGCAGCAGGCAGCTGGAGGAAGAAGTGAGGCACCTTCGGGAGCAGTTAG agaTGTGCCAGAGGGAAGCTGAAGCTGCTCAAGAAGAAGCCGAGCAGGCCCTTGCAGAGCGGGACCGAACTCTGGCTCAGCTTCGGGTGCACGTGGCAGACATGGAGGCCAAGTATGAAGAAATCTTACATGTAAGCCCTACCTTCAGAAGGCTAGCCATCCCAGTACCCAGCACTCCCCTGTCCCCACAAATTCCAGCCAGTGTGACAATGACAGAGCAGGGGGACAGAAAAGAAGCACCTCTACAGGGACCTCTGCTCTGTCTGAAGGAAATACAACCATGCCTACTCTCTAAGAATCAGAGCTTTAAGAAAACACTGGCTGGGAAAGCTTAG
- the CCDC153 gene encoding coiled-coil domain-containing protein 153 isoform X4: protein MPRKTKEKGAKAGAQKKKKNAGADVEAESMHRLALLEKELLRDNLALRRDEARRAKASEDQLKQRLQELEAELEGARSEGKAIYAEMSRQCRALQEEVETRSRQLEEEVRHLREQLEMCQREAEAAQEEAEQALAERDRTLAQLRVHVADMEAKYEEILHGSLDQLLAKLRAIQPQWDGAVLRLHARHKEQLREFGLNPLDL, encoded by the exons ATGCCACGTAAGACCAAAGAAAAAGGGGCAAAAGCTGgagcacaaaagaagaaaaagaatgcaggTGCTG ATGTGGAGGCTGAATCCATGCACAGGCTGGCACTGCTAGAAAAGGAGTTGCTCCGAGACAACTTGG CTCTGCGGAGGGATGAGGCCCGCCGAGCCAAGGCTTCTGAAGACCAGCTGAAGCAGAGGTTGCAAGAACTGGAGGCAGAACTGGAGGGGGCCCGAAGTGAAGGGAAGGCCATATATGCAG AGATGAGCCGTCAGTGCCGGGCCCTGCAGGAGGAGGTGGAGACCCGCAGCAGGCAGCTGGAGGAAGAAGTGAGGCACCTTCGGGAGCAGTTAG agaTGTGCCAGAGGGAAGCTGAAGCTGCTCAAGAAGAAGCCGAGCAGGCCCTTGCAGAGCGGGACCGAACTCTGGCTCAGCTTCGGGTGCACGTGGCAGACATGGAGGCCAAGTATGAAGAAATCTTACAT GGCAGCCTGGACCAGCTTTTGGCCAAACTGAGAGCCATCCAGCCTCAGTGGGATGGGGCTGTGCTGAGACTCCATGCCAGGCACAAGGAGCAGCTCCGCGAGTTTGGACTCAACCCCCTGGATCTTTGA
- the NHERF4 gene encoding Na(+)/H(+) exchange regulatory cofactor NHE-RF4, translating into MEAAAGAGSRRGGNWRWGSSSAVTGLAGRARDPSPDASFLLPLPPCRKFEFNPKLGIDNPVLSLAEDLDPSDPWSLDRPRFCLLSKEEGKSFGFHLQQERGRTGHVVCRVEPGTSAQHQGLREGDRILGVNNHVVEHEDHLVVIRRIRASGPRVLLTVLAKHVHDVARAQRGNGAHLCPTLGPGVRPRLCHIVKDEGGFGFSVTQGRRGPFWLVLSTGGAAERAGVPPGARLLEVNGVSVEKLTHNQLSKKLWQSGKQVTLLVAGPEVEEQCRQLGMPLAAPLAEGWALPNRPRCLHLEKGPQGFGFVLREEKGLDGRLGQFLWEVDPGLPAEKAGMQAGDRLVAVAGESVEGLGHEETVSKIRAQGSSVSLIVIDPQADRFFRMVRLSPLLFLESTETPDSPQDICSASLVETEAPPVEDTTVAPVPLGFRQCFLYPGPGGGYGFRLSCVASGPPHLFISQVTLGGSAARAGLQMGDVILEVNGHPVDGENDLERLQQLAEAEPPICLKLAARSQHGLEAWTPPGSGEDWALASDLL; encoded by the exons ATGGAGGCAGCTGCAG GGGCTGGATCAAGGCGAGGAGGGAATTGGAGGTGGGGAAGCTCTTCAGCTGTCACTGGCCTGGCAGGGCGAGCCCGGGACCCAAGTCCAGATGCCAGCTTTCTCCTACCCTTGCCTCCCTGCAGGAAGTTTGAGTTTAACCCAAAGCTGGGCATTGATAATCCTGTCCTCTCCCTGGCTGAAGACCTCGACCCTTCTG ATCCCTGGAGTCTGGACCGGCCTCGCTTCTGTCTGCTGAGCAAAGAGGAGGGCAAGAGTTTTGGTTTCCACCTGCAGCAGGAGCGGGGCAGGACAGGGCATGTGGTGTGCAGGGTGGAGCCAGGCACCTCTGCCCAGCACCAGGGTCTTCGGGAAGGAGACCGGATCCTGGGGGTGAACAACCACGTTGTGGAACATGAAGACCATTTGGTG GTGATACGCCGCATCCGGGCCAGCGGGCCTCGGGTGTTGCTGACAGTTTTGGCGAAGCATGTGCATGATGTGGCCCGAGCTCAGCGGGGGAATGGTGCCCATCTCTGTCCTACTCTCGGCCCGGGGGTCCGGCCTCGACTGTGCCACATAGTGAAAGACGAGGGTGGCTTTGGCTTCAGTGTCACCCAAG GACGTCGGGGTCCTTTCTGGTTGGTGCTGAGCACTGGAGGAGCAGCTGAGCGGGCAGGGGTGCCCCCTGGGGCCCGACTGCTAGAAGTGAATGGGGTCAGTGTGGAGAAGTTGACACACAACCAGCTCAGCAAGAAG CTTTGGCAGAGTGGCAAGCAGGTGACCCTGCTGGTGGCAGGGCCAGAGGTGGAGGAACAGTGTCGCCAGCTGGGAATGCCcctggctgcacccctggcagaGGGCTGGGCACTGCCCAACAGACCCCGATGCTTGCATCTAGAGAAGGGGCCCCAGGGCTTCGGGTTCGTGCTCCGGGAGGAGAAGGGCCTGGACGGTCGCCTAG GTCAGTTCCTGTGGGAGGTGGACCCAGGATTGCCAGCAGAGAAGGCTGGGATGCAGGCTGGGGACCGgttggtggctgtggctggggagaGCGTGGAGGGGCTGGGCCACGAGGAGACAGTGTCCAAGATCCGTGCGCAGGGCTCCTCCGTCTCGCTCATTGTCATCGACCCCCAGGCTGACCGCTTCTTCAGAATG GTTCGCTTGTCCCCGCTCCTTTTCTTGGAGAGCACAGAGACGCCTGACTCTCCCCAGGACATCTGCTCAGCCTCTCTGGTTGAGACCGAGGCCCCACCAGTTGAAGACACAACAGTGGCCCCTGTCCCACTTGGATTCCGCCAGTGCTTCCTGTACCCTGGGCCTGGTGGTGGCTATGGCTTCAGACTCAGCTGTGTGGCCAGTGGGCCGCCTCATCTCTTCATCTCCCAG GTGACCTTGGGAGGCTCAGCTGCCCGGGCAGGGCTGCAAATGGGAGATGTGATTCTAGAGGTGAACGGGCATCCCGTGGATGGAGAGAATGACCTGGAAAGGCTTCAGCAGCTGGCCGAGGCGGAGCCACCTATATGCCTGAAGCTGGCGGCCAGGTCTCAGCATGGCTTGGAAGCCTGGACTCCCCCAGGATCTGGAGAG GACTGGGCTCTAGCCTCAGATTTGCTCTAG
- the CCDC153 gene encoding coiled-coil domain-containing protein 153 isoform X6 produces MRSKLCGLQNAAIALTSFIPWKCVGRRARFPILNWHRGRGSCFLALSPVSQTPHNKNQKAFMQLCHWTKQSPPHPHLPVHSPPLFPHPLSLATHCPTAEMSRQCRALQEEVETRSRQLEEEVRHLREQLEMCQREAEAAQEEAEQALAERDRTLAQLRVHVADMEAKAAWTSFWPN; encoded by the exons ATGCGCTCAAAGCTGTGTGGGTTACAAAATGCAGCCATAGCCTTAACCTCATTCATCCCCTGGAAGTGTGTGGGGAGAAGGGCTAGATTCCCCATCCTGAACTGGCACAGGGGAAGGGGCTCTTGTTTCCTAGCTCTTTCCCCAGTTTCTCAGACCCCCCACAACAAGAACCAAAAGGCCTTTATGCAGCTGTGCCACTGGACTAAGCAgagccctccccacccacacctTCCTGTCCATTCTCCACCTCTCTTTCCCCACCCACTGTCCCTGGCCACCCACTGCCCCACCGCAGAGATGAGCCGTCAGTGCCGGGCCCTGCAGGAGGAGGTGGAGACCCGCAGCAGGCAGCTGGAGGAAGAAGTGAGGCACCTTCGGGAGCAGTTAG agaTGTGCCAGAGGGAAGCTGAAGCTGCTCAAGAAGAAGCCGAGCAGGCCCTTGCAGAGCGGGACCGAACTCTGGCTCAGCTTCGGGTGCACGTGGCAGACATGGAGGCCAA GGCAGCCTGGACCAGCTTTTGGCCAAACTGA
- the CCDC153 gene encoding coiled-coil domain-containing protein 153 isoform X5, with product MHRLALLEKELLRDNLALRRDEARRAKASEDQLKQRLQELEAELEGARSEGKAIYAEMSRQCRALQEEVETRSRQLEEEVRHLREQLEMCQREAEAAQEEAEQALAERDRTLAQLRVHVADMEAKYEEILHVSPTFRRLAIPVPSTPLSPQIPASVTMTEQGDRKEAPLQGPLLCLKEIQPCLLSKNQSFKKTLAGKA from the exons ATGCACAGGCTGGCACTGCTAGAAAAGGAGTTGCTCCGAGACAACTTGG CTCTGCGGAGGGATGAGGCCCGCCGAGCCAAGGCTTCTGAAGACCAGCTGAAGCAGAGGTTGCAAGAACTGGAGGCAGAACTGGAGGGGGCCCGAAGTGAAGGGAAGGCCATATATGCAG AGATGAGCCGTCAGTGCCGGGCCCTGCAGGAGGAGGTGGAGACCCGCAGCAGGCAGCTGGAGGAAGAAGTGAGGCACCTTCGGGAGCAGTTAG agaTGTGCCAGAGGGAAGCTGAAGCTGCTCAAGAAGAAGCCGAGCAGGCCCTTGCAGAGCGGGACCGAACTCTGGCTCAGCTTCGGGTGCACGTGGCAGACATGGAGGCCAAGTATGAAGAAATCTTACATGTAAGCCCTACCTTCAGAAGGCTAGCCATCCCAGTACCCAGCACTCCCCTGTCCCCACAAATTCCAGCCAGTGTGACAATGACAGAGCAGGGGGACAGAAAAGAAGCACCTCTACAGGGACCTCTGCTCTGTCTGAAGGAAATACAACCATGCCTACTCTCTAAGAATCAGAGCTTTAAGAAAACACTGGCTGGGAAAGCTTAG
- the CCDC153 gene encoding coiled-coil domain-containing protein 153 isoform X3, giving the protein MRSKLCGLQNAAIALTSFIPWKCVGRRARFPILNWHRGRGSCFLALSPVSQTPHNKNQKAFMQLCHWTKQSPPHPHLPVHSPPLFPHPLSLATHCPTAEMSRQCRALQEEVETRSRQLEEEVRHLREQLEMCQREAEAAQEEAEQALAERDRTLAQLRVHVADMEAKYEEILHGSLDQLLAKLRAIQPQWDGAVLRLHARHKEQLREFGLNPLDL; this is encoded by the exons ATGCGCTCAAAGCTGTGTGGGTTACAAAATGCAGCCATAGCCTTAACCTCATTCATCCCCTGGAAGTGTGTGGGGAGAAGGGCTAGATTCCCCATCCTGAACTGGCACAGGGGAAGGGGCTCTTGTTTCCTAGCTCTTTCCCCAGTTTCTCAGACCCCCCACAACAAGAACCAAAAGGCCTTTATGCAGCTGTGCCACTGGACTAAGCAgagccctccccacccacacctTCCTGTCCATTCTCCACCTCTCTTTCCCCACCCACTGTCCCTGGCCACCCACTGCCCCACCGCAGAGATGAGCCGTCAGTGCCGGGCCCTGCAGGAGGAGGTGGAGACCCGCAGCAGGCAGCTGGAGGAAGAAGTGAGGCACCTTCGGGAGCAGTTAG agaTGTGCCAGAGGGAAGCTGAAGCTGCTCAAGAAGAAGCCGAGCAGGCCCTTGCAGAGCGGGACCGAACTCTGGCTCAGCTTCGGGTGCACGTGGCAGACATGGAGGCCAAGTATGAAGAAATCTTACAT GGCAGCCTGGACCAGCTTTTGGCCAAACTGAGAGCCATCCAGCCTCAGTGGGATGGGGCTGTGCTGAGACTCCATGCCAGGCACAAGGAGCAGCTCCGCGAGTTTGGACTCAACCCCCTGGATCTTTGA